The stretch of DNA ttggaccaggtggagcaggaaaTGGCAAGAATCGGGCGCAGCCCGGAGTTGGACAACTGTAGCTATGGGGCATGTTTTAACAAGAGAGGCAGAATGTGTGGCCTTAAACCAAGAATAGTTATAGGAGTTTACAGTGCAATTTTTCGGCCTAGGATagcctatgcctcattagtaaaGAGGCCATAATTACGAAAAAGCTGTTACGTTCTCTGCTGCGTTCCTATCTGGCTGAACGACATGTGTACGTCAATATCAACGGTTCGCATTTTCGTGCATTCTCCATCGCAACTGGCGTGCCACAGGGCAGCGTGCTGGGGCCACTGATTAGCGGGCTGTTCGTGAACGGTCTGTGCTTTCGATTGAAGTCACCAAAACTGCTTCACGCCGACGATTTGAATATCTAAAGATCCGTCACATCTCACCTCGACTGCTGTGCACTTCAGGCCGATATTAATGAACTGCAAAAATGGTGCCTTGAAAACGGTGTGgaactgaatgtgaaaaagtgtaaGCCCATCGCATTTTCTCGCCGACAATCTCGAATCGAATTTGTATATTCAATTGGACCCGTAACCCTGGAGTGTGTCAATTGCATCGACGATCTTGGTGTGATCATCGACAATAAAATGCGATTCAACGAACATATTAACGTAACCACCGCCAAAGCGTTCTCAGTCCTAGGATTTGTTCGACATAGCACCAGCAACTTCAAGGATGTTTACGCAAGGAAGGCACTTTACTGCTCATTAGTTCGTAGTATCTTGGAGTATGCCGTATGTGTGTGGGCTCCATTTCATACAACCCAAACACTTCGTATGGAGAGAGTGCAACGCAGCATCGTTCGTTACGCCCTATGCTATGGAAACGCTAGGTTCCAGACGTTCGAATCTACGACGGCTTTTTGTGTTCGATTTGACTCGACTGTCCATCATTGTTGTCCAGTGTTGCATTTTATGCACCTTCCCGTCAACTTCGTGAGCGTGAATTATTATACATTAGACGACACAGAACCTCTTATAGTTTTAATAACCCGTGGTTTGAACACTCCAGTGTTTGAGTTTAATGTGTCAAAAATGTCTTCAAGAATAGGATTAAGGTTTTATTAGGTTAAATCCAGTCTGTAGAATTGTTTTATAACATTCAAGACgctgcaaataaataaatgttacCTTTGAACCAACATGTTGAgctagaggctaagaaaagcactctaaagcttaaaagatggaagaaaatactagacggggacaaaagcCATGACTTGAGCATCCTAAATCACTTACCCGTTGTACCGTCCTAAGAAATGAATAGTAATTGGGTGGAACCTAGGACACCTTACGACAAtccatacagtgtaatcgaacCTTCTCGTTCAGCATGGGATGAAGGTGATCCCAGTATTCGattgatgggtcgaaaatgaaTATCATAACAAGTACTGGAGTGAATGGTCTCAGAGCAAAAAACTCTATGGCTATGGaaaaactggccaacagtttttcaggcagaattaactgcaataatagaatgtaaaaatgtctgcctcaaaagaaaaTTTAGACATGTTAACATCTGCATCTTCTCAGACAGCCAGGCGGTACTTAAAGTCCTTAAATCTTTCAAGTGCTCATCAAAAATTGCCTGGGAATGCACTTGCCTTTTACGGCAACTAAGTCATATAAGTTCGGTGCAACTGTACTGAATTCTTGGCCACGACGGTATGGAAAGAAATGAACTAGCAAATGAACTTGCAAGAAATGggtcaagctcacccttcactggtttAGAACTATTCTGTGAaatttctgactgtgtgttgaagaACGAACTGAAGAAATGGAAGACCCAGGAAGTGATGTCCAAtaggatggctgtacaacttaaccagtaaaaaatattacgccgagtattaaagtTACTCTACatttgctgagtcttaataaaaaACTTCAGCACATGTACTGGACAAAATCTTCGAAACATAAGTTTCgtacaagatgatatttgtcgcttttgtaatgccgagaGCGAACATTTGCCTTAcaattgtggagctctaacaAGACGCTGTGAAAGATCGGTTCTTTGTACTCGAATAAATCGggaaaaccgattttttttcttttgatttattcgatcttgaaattttttttcgtaaatttgtttttcattgtacATTTTAATCTCACCATAGACTACCTAACAAATTTCATAGACGTAATTTCAACAACTGACAAAGTCAGTCTgattcttctacgatttacttccgtAAAAATGTTGACATAATGAAAACTATCGACAGCTACTGAGAGGAGCGATGTCTTGCAACCAGTGGCTTGTAAGATCACTGAACTGAATAGTGACATCAGTTCTAGTCGGAACTTTTCTAGAACTGGCGCTGAATCcaagaatcggcttcgactaaATTCCAGGCGTATGACTTTGGGAACCGTTGTCAGCTAAGTTCTGGACAGATAGTAGTTATTGGATTTCTAATAATTTCATGGAATAATTTCATGATGGCACACTATTAATGCCCTGGAAACTGATTTTTATGGGCTTCATGCTCGCAAcaaaatgattttgatttttgaattcaaataagaaatctgtattccttttttaattcgaAGAACATCCTTGCTATCTGGTCCAGAAAGCAAACATCAAGCTTTTTCGGTCAGTTATGTTTTGTAAACGGGTTTATATGTGTATAATTTGGGGGCCATTTGTAGTTCAatttttatgtaataattttatgTGCGATAATTTGTTCTCAATGAAACCTTGCGGCAATGACGTCAGTGGGGAGGCGAACCAGACCAGAAAACTGGAAACCTAAACCTAGGTGCACCTAGATGAATTGGAAAATAGCTTTGACTGAAaccccagaaaatattttttctttaacttcatacAGTTTTAATAGTTTTCTAACTTAGCCACCTCATTCGTTCTCGGTCTGTcaaacctatgcgcgagtataggaaggttaaataGATTGCCCAGTCCTAATTTATACTACAAACATGAACACGactaaattcggctctgttacagctgaaaatcCTAATAAGTCCacattaaaataaatgaatGGGTCAAAAAAAGTTCCCCTTTAAAAATTGGCGTTGATTATTTCGCAGAAttctagaaaaaaatgttttagtatCTTCATCCAATAACCAGCATCAACTAATGAATATGGAGATTTGGACACCAAATACAAAACGAGGAGCTATACCAATAACATTTGAACACAATAGGTTGGGAGCGTTTCTTATGGCggatttacattagggagatctatagctatagatggatttattcacccgaaAATATATGTAAACGGgagagaatatatatgatacacttcttcgaggtatatatgtagagtatataaaataaattcaggcatatgtaaacgctggtgaatttctcactggttagAAATCACtcaagttggatgcagttctacttcaggtgaataaattcaatatgaatatattcattatataagttcatgctagtgtaaacggttgatgcgatttctataaatctcataatatttcttcacacgaatatatcactagtcaaAACCTACCCTTAGATAcaagtttataaaaaaaactaaagagttCCCTAGAAGTGCTCTCAACTCTTCAAACTCCTTCAAACCATCTCAATACCATGGatacgatgaaaaaaaaatagaaatcggTAACAGTACCCATTCAACTCAAGGAAAGTCGAACGTCGTGCATCCACATGCCGCTCCAAAGGCAGAATCGGAAGAACTTTTGTATCTAATCGTGATAAGAGGCGAAAAAGGAATTCCCTATGTCAATCTGAAGCGCAAAAAAATCTTGAGTTTAGCCGGACCAAGCATCAACTTCAACGGCTAAACCGAAAATGTATGGTCAGATGCAGATGCGAATTTCAACACAGCAAAGCCGAACAACAGAGAGATAGTCACTTCCCATTTTCTAGAATAGTTAATCACAATTGTTCATTTATGTATGCATCGAAACGAGACATTaaattttcagtttcgaacTATAAACCTATTTCAATTGGAACATATTTAAGATAAACACAGTCACATCAACTCATGATAAATCGCCCGCAAACACATTTCTATTGGAAAAAATGCCGCCGAAACTGGTAAAGAACAAAAATCAAACCACGCATAATTACCTCAGTTACTATACAATCGTCAGGGTCATTATCCTTGGATGACGAAAGCCctgcaaatagttatcaaaattaaaaattctatCTCGCAAAACTAGAAACTTATCACAACACTCACCGGCATTAAGATCAATTGGCGGCTGACGACTTAAATCACACTCATTCGCAAATGGTAGTTTCTACGAGAAATATTATTAGAATACTGTATTCAAAACTAATAAAACTACTAGCTACCTTCAGTACGCTAGCCAAATGCTTCTCAAACTTTTCCTCCTGGAGTCGCATCTCGGTAAGTTTACTTTGCTTTTCCTCCATCTCGTGCTGCTTGAGCTTTTGTAAATTCTGCAGTTGTTTCAACACGTTTGGATCCGACAAGATTTGCGCGATATTATTTCCATCGGGCAGTGAAGTAGATTGCATCGACGGTGAATTTTTGTCGTCATCGTCATCACTTCCGTAATCGAAATCGAGCAGCTTTTTGTTGAACTTGATTTGATCTTTGCTAGAACCAAGCGAATTATCGCCACTGGTTTGCCGCATCAAAATCTGCTGGAACTGCTGCAACTGACGAATAGTGTTCTGGTCCAATGGCTTCTACAAAAAAGTGAAGTAAATTAATTTTCTTCAACAATAATAGAATGAAGTAGACATACCGCATCCGAAGTTTGCGTCGAGTTGCCATGATCATCATGGCTAAGTGGTCCCGGTGAGTCATGGGACAAGGCAGAAGTATTCATCCCGTTTGACGATTGATCGATACCGCTGCCGCTACCCATGCCTCCACCCCCAGCTGCCAATGATGCGTTGTATTGTTGGTGAAGCGGGTGTTCAGGATTGGCCAAATCGAACAATGGTTGGATTACCTCTGGTGCAAACACCATATTCTTCTGCCACAGATTCAACACGCGAATAATCTTACTCTAGAAGTGACACATAGAATATATTTTAGTATACCGAACATCTTGGTCGCAATTAACGAATTTCATGGTCAACATTAATTTGAGTTCACAAACATCAACTATTAAATCTATGCAATGCTATGGATCTGGCAACTCTGGTCCAGCGATAGCAACCAGAAGGGAATCCGCTAATTAACGGTACTCCAAATCTCACGCTTACCTTATCTTCCGGGGGGCAGCGAAATAGATGCGCAAAGGTTTGCTCCATATTGCGGGCAAAGCGAGGTGCAAACACATCCTTCTCCGGGCCAAACTGGTGGCGCGACTGGCGGACAATGGAATCGATCACATACAACCCTGGTATTTTGTACTCCGATTTGCACTTAGAGATGAACTTTTCCACACTCTGCACGACATGCTTGTAAAATTTGATAGCCTTCATGGCGCTCCGGGTAATCGATGCCATCTTCGCCTTCGAGATCGGCGGCTTGGACTCGTACAGCCCGGAGAGCTacaaaatacacaaaacaaatCGTCCATTTCAGTATTATAACCTTCATTGGCACCAAGGCTTGGGAACTCAAGCTAAGGACGTTTTATGTAATTAACAAAGTGAAATTCCCAGCGCACCAATTTTTCACTGAGTCAACCAGCTACTTTTCATAAACACTTTTTCTCACCTCCTGATTGAATACTCGCACCGTTTCCATGTTTATACAATTCCTTGCACATTCAGTAATGTATTTCAAACACTTCTAGCCATTCAATGGCATATTACACCAAAAAAGTTGCAAAATTTCCCGAGCGGTTCGGCTTTGTCACCGTTTTGATATTCACACACGCACACGAATTTCTTGGGCTGGTTCAAAATGGCGGCTTCTCTGTGATGATGGGTATTGTCGACTGTCGATTAGGTCAACATGCGACAGTAAATTAGTACGAGGGGTAGAATTTTCAGATAAGCCCGGATTACAATTACAAAAGTTAAGGTGGCTGTACACtggccaaatatttgacacatTTTAACCTAGTTTGGGTTGAATTTGGTACAATCAATACAGTAATCGTTTGTTAACTGGGCTGAAAAATCAACCCAATTGTTACCATATGTTTCTGGGATTCTCTTCATATTCTACAAgattataaattttcaaaaatttcaaatatagggttggggaaaaagaaatgtcgtatttctgatcgaaatttgaccctttatttaacatacttgaaattatcaaatttaagtcaaatatgcgccgttttgttcgcaaacttgttggcatttagaaggcaacttcattataacaattataaactacacgaatttttttggCCGCCTTCGTTACAGTTTTACCTCGTGGGtagtaaaaatgtaaaatattgcgaatttcttgcttggtggattccatctttgacgcgctataactcgagactgaaaaggacaatcacaacactgtcaaaacgacacttgtagcacagattgtcgttttTAAATggtcgtatagtatgacccgatgcgataagtacaacacaagatatgtttaagtgttgccatatattggcAATATACAACatatctttttccccaacccaatattccTTATATATTGAAAATTAGCATCAGAGAAGTAAAATTGTGGAAAATAACGGAGAGTTACAATGGGCCCTGTTATGTGAATGAAATCGAGAAGTCGACATTATCACTATTACACCGagcaaaatttcatattttgtaaatcgagataatctGTCACCGAGCTCGAACTTCATGTgtgcaaattgcatatattttagCGTTTCTGTCCGCCTTGTCAATTTGAAACATCGAAGCTGAGTTTGACTGCAAGTTTATATAAAGCAAAGGAGATGCCAAGTTTGAAAAcatatcttcattttgaagacatttgacttactatgaagatatttgattttgtaaagacattatgaaatgtgTAAAGACATTTCAGTGTGGgttttgagagatattatttccatgaaattctagcTATCGGCcgaaaaaatcttcaaaagtaGTAGGGCTGTCCAAGcatatagaatgaattcaacaacaaaacGACTTTTAATTCAAATTCTAGAGAAATTCAAGcagtctgaatacatattgtctctagaagacattagttcatttgcgctcgaaaattcgaatgattgtgacattgtacttttattatttttttttgggtctATAccatacaatagattaacctatatctttcaaacgaccacttttcAAATCGAAGATGATTCGATTTCCTACagtttcaataattagttttatcggttttctcttcctcacaacCCTTCCACGTTCAAGCGATGAGATCAAGCTTTAGCACGCGAGCTTGGGATTGGCTCTTTCTATTTTCTTCCGTAAAATATTGAGGGGTTTTCAGACTTTCTATGCGCGCGGCTaaatttcgagagacgagtattgATTTTCTCCTCCTCACAAACCCTttatgtgcaagcgatgagaccgggctttaGCACACGAGCCTGGGTTCGGctccttctcttctctttcgtaaaatattgagataTGCTCAAGTATACCTCGTTGCACCTCAACATGAGTGATGCACATGTGTTGGTGCTCGCGAGACTTCCTCGTGTGcctgcctcaaagtgacatttggtgctgtcgggggaagttgtgcttctggtgttaaaattttaatcttcGTAATATGGCACGAAGAACAATTGGTGATGAAGAACTGTTTCACATAAATATCGCTGGTAAAGTCATccaatcaattcattcatttgttgCACACAGCTCGCAATGATTGTATGAGATATGAGGCTGAATAGGGCAAAGCACATTGCCTCTTCTACGTACTGTGCGAGATCTCAGAAGGTCtaaccaaatgtcactttgaggcaggTACACGAGCACTAATGCACGAGCATCTCTTCGTGTACACAACACATGTACATCGTTAGCATCGAAACGCGATGAGGCATTTCCTGAACACATCACAAAATTTTAcgtaaaataaaagaaagagccaatcccaaactcgcgtgctaaagcccggtctcatcgcttgcatATGGAAGGGctgtgaggaagagaaaatcgatattCGTCTCTCTGAATTTCagcgcgcacaggaagtctgctCGCTCGGCTGCCTTCTACCTCGCTCATTTGTTGCAGACAGCTCTCAATGACTTTGTGAGATGCGAGACTGGATAACGCAAAGCACACTGTCTCTTTTGCGTGCTGTGCGAGAACTCGGAAAGTCTAGTTATAACAGTTCCGCTTTTGTTGAAGAACTGGGGctatattcactcaatcaacggtttatcaagccaattatcatttctaaaatcataaaatttagttcgcagttgcgcaatatattatttattcacatttattgaaataaacttcaaaacctcaaggtaAGTTGAATTAAATGCCCTATAAAACAATACCAATTAGAATAAACTTTGAATAAGCTATgaaactttgttcaaaagtatgttatgaattttagtttcctccgacatgattgtgaagacatttgaagacatttctcACGTAacctttgaaaaggtccaatgtaacattttcaccAACTCGAAAAAAAACGAAGCTGAAGATCGGAACATTATTCCACGAATTTTCTTAAaaggtatcgatctttatcactactttcaccactagcaggcaataataactttgaaaaaccaatagtaactgttgttccgtaaTTTTAGCTTAAAGTTGAAGCCTcgaagcgaaaaatgttacatacgacttcgtgttgttttgactgctttgttacttcgaaCGTTTCGAGCGCCGGAGGAAAGTGGTGTCCGAAGTAATAGTCGAGTGCTTAATCCGTACATTGGAcgttttttgtatcggcgataaaaagatgaagagaATAGTtacttgaacgattgttttttgtaatgcattcaatgatttaaAACTAGTAATGTGCagccattaactcgatttgtttacatttggtccattggaccttttcaaaagttacgcgattttttttcgtaccatgtgaagatattttaaaaaaacaccTGGCATCCCTTCCCATGATACCGAACAACAGTTGATCTAATTTTGACGTTCCTCCTTTCAGATTTCAAGTTTATATAGGTTCCCGTTTGCTCACGAAAAAGGTTTGTTGAATTactagcagaagaaaaaaatgaggctTTCTATAATCCGATCGGCCCGATTGAATGCCGCCGTGAAGGAATTACGTTTGCATCTCTGCCAGACTGGCGAGGAATCCAAAGGAGTGCGGTACGGCTTTATTAATAAAACACTCGTATCTTCGATTACACAATCACTTgagcatttgtttttgttatagcGAATTCATCAATAGCCAATATGCCCAACTGAAGCGGGATAATCCGACGCTGCCGATATTGATACGCGAGTGCAGCGGTGTCCAGCCCCGTCTTTGGGCTAGATATGGTAATATACGTAAATTAACAAGAAAATGAATACGTCTCATTTGTTGATTGTTTCCTCATAGAAATGGGAATGGAAAAATCGGTACCACTGACAAACGCTGCAGCCGCTGATGTTTCAAAGCATATTACCGAGCTTGGAAAATAGTTTAATATATAAATCAGTAACAGAAATACAACACAAAAATCTGAAGACGACCTTATTTAATTATACTCTCAATCAGTTAGATCCCTTAGATCACATGAACAGATGTAGGATTCGatcaaataaatcgtttcaaacTGAAGATTTCCCTCTTAACTGTAATGGAAGCGCGGGAATACATGTTTTTCCCTTGAAACCGTACTCTAATCGAAatttgcattttatttttttcaattataaatTTTCGGTCACCTCAGAATGAAagtttgattttggatatgtcgCATAACTAAACCTAATCGCTATTGAAAgaataaaaactttttattctCACGTTGTATCCATccattttttgttcaaaaacgACTTGGATATAAAGATAGTGAAAAATTACCGTTGATATTGTCAAATAATATGCTCAATCATGCTTACCATTTATATGTGTGGAATAGGATTCCATGGTTCTATGATCTCAAGCGGCATTTTTTTCTATTGTAATGCACatgaaacattaaaatgaataaTATATTAACttttacttttttacttttGTTCTGCGCAATGGCAGTTCTACCTCTAAAAGCTACTCTTTAGAGGTCAATGTTTGTGTACTTTTTATTTCTCTACAGATAATATGTAGcggaaaatataatatatattatgtGTTCTGAATGCATCGTTCCACTCGGTTTTTAATTCAACCTTTGCGTAATGGGTACTTTCTTGCGACGTCTGTTCATCTGGGATCGTTCCCACAACTCGTAATAGCGCTCTTGCTTCAGCCATTCTTGATATTTATACCACCACTCTTCCCACTTGATGTAATCCTAACGGGATGAAATAAATTGTTCCATCATTCTATGAACTCAATGTCATACAACATCACATACCTGTAGATCCAGATCCCTCAGATAACCGCGTCCTTTGTAGTACTCGTACCGTACACGAACATCGTCCCATGAAGATAATCCACTGGGACCTGTGGTCATCAATTCTTCGGGGAAGTGTCCTGCTGGTGCAGGAGAATATGTGTATCGTACCGGGGGCGGAGCTTCCATTTCTTCCTCGATCATGACCTTCAGATCTCCGCCAGCACTGTTCTTGGTGATACGCATATTTTCCATATTGCTCCGATCGACGCTCCATTGGGCCATTTTGCCGAAACGTTCCGACAGTGTCAACCGTGTGGTGGCAGTAAACCGTGGTAATGAACTTTCACTGCTAGACGATTCCTCCGAACCGGACGATGGTGAACGCGGACGACGTTGTTTTGGCTCGCCCTCGATCTTAACTCGTGCTCGTAACTAtagtaaataattttatttaatcGAACCGAATATACATATTAACTGGATATGCCGAGGATTTCTGGATGCTTATTTGACAAAGTATACCTTTTCTGTGTTTTTATCTTTGTGCTTCTTGCTTGGAACTGACGCGGCCGCTACCGCTGCTGCCTGCTTGGGTGGTCGAACCTTTGCTGGACGGGGATCTTCTGGAATAGCCTTGTGCTTCGACACACGAGAAGGCTTTGGAGAGGGCAATTTGTCTGACTCGGGCGTTTGTGGATGGCGAATACGCTCGGGCGGTGGTGGCGGAGGAATTGGACGCGATGGGCGCTCTCGAGGATCCTGTCCCAAGCAACAGCGTAAtaagaacaagaaaaaaaagttttttaatgtCTTTCTGAAGAGTGAATTCTAGGATGAAAATGTGTTTTTACCTTATCAACGCGGTGCACCTTCGGCATCGGTTCCTTACGGCGCGGGTCCATTGGCGACGGACTCATCGGACGCATTCCCGGACCGTCGCGACGATTTTTCGAAATATGTGCGCTAGGCGGCGAGGCAACACGGAGACGCGGACGCGAACCGGATATCGAACGAGATGTACTATAGAAGCATAGGCAATAGACGGCGGGTTTCAGTTTTTATACGCACAATTTTGGCGATTAAATGGAACAAGAAGATGTGTTTCCAACGTTAATCATCTGTTGCACTTTTGATTACTTAGTTTCACTACTGCCTTCGTCAATATTTGGCAGCTTTCGAGGAGATACTTACCGAGGCCGTAGCCGGTGGTGCCTATCATCTATGGAGCACGCGGAACAGGA from Toxorhynchites rutilus septentrionalis strain SRP chromosome 3, ASM2978413v1, whole genome shotgun sequence encodes:
- the LOC129778466 gene encoding NADH dehydrogenase [ubiquinone] 1 alpha subcomplex subunit 2, producing the protein MRLSIIRSARLNAAVKELRLHLCQTGEESKGVREFINSQYAQLKRDNPTLPILIRECSGVQPRLWARYEMGMEKSVPLTNAAAADVSKHITELGK
- the LOC129778465 gene encoding serine/arginine repetitive matrix protein 1 encodes the protein MDRNMSSMGRLSRRSPSPPRGGPIGSGKLRMDRKPNHVRINDPSHPAGKRKEIDNVMRKARAFPNETWDKKLLEVEEKDPNRWRHTGFKKMYIEDDPSSSDSERGGRFGNGPPPRRTRSRSPRSPPPRHRRSPSPPMRKRRPLPVSPSPPPMRRRPSSISPPPPEPMLKRRPRSPPPRMMRRPSPQEFHRKSPFSAGGSPRRGPPRRMSPGPPPRARAKRPPSPPPKISRSPSITSCSDESCSACSIDDRHHRLRPRTSRSISGSRPRLRVASPPSAHISKNRRDGPGMRPMSPSPMDPRRKEPMPKVHRVDKDPRERPSRPIPPPPPPERIRHPQTPESDKLPSPKPSRVSKHKAIPEDPRPAKVRPPKQAAAVAAASVPSKKHKDKNTEKLRARVKIEGEPKQRRPRSPSSGSEESSSSESSLPRFTATTRLTLSERFGKMAQWSVDRSNMENMRITKNSAGGDLKVMIEEEMEAPPPVRYTYSPAPAGHFPEELMTTGPSGLSSWDDVRVRYEYYKGRGYLRDLDLQDYIKWEEWWYKYQEWLKQERYYELWERSQMNRRRKKVPITQRLN